The following are from one region of the Primulina eburnea isolate SZY01 chromosome 17, ASM2296580v1, whole genome shotgun sequence genome:
- the LOC140818740 gene encoding uncharacterized protein: MHRFFKRKDSEPEVQSIGDVRVEEFDFSQLPADPGLRTPICEYNVNIRDQVRRAYLQKGPCQPSGYEFPKRKFGVSQCRRFNPSWFNEFGDWLEYSVEKDAAYCLYCYLFKTAKGKQAGGEAFVNEGFTNWKCKDRLNIHVGQHDSEHHKARMNCETLMNQDEHIQSVLHKQSKQMRNDYRIRLNASIDCIRVLLRQGHSFRGHDETESSLNPDIENAPKNCKLTSPDIQKDIVSACATETINVIIRDVGDSLFSILVDESRDVSTKEQMSVVIRYVDSSGHVNERFIGIEHVTSTTSLSLKAAIDKMFSRYNLSMSKLRGQGFDGASNMQGKFNGLKALILKENPCAFYIHCFAHQLQLALIAVAKKNLPISNFFRVVGDVLNVVGASCKRSDLLREKHSDFIVEALERGEISSGRGLNQETTLQRAGDTRWGSHYNSLISLISMFSAVVDVLEIISEDDSCSPDQKTEAYNLLESVLSFDFAFNLHLMKHVLGISSELSTALQKKDQDIVNAMDLVQICKHRLQKMRDDGWDSFLEKVHWFCEQHYIDVLKMDDMFTRWAPRGRPHRNPPEVTNLHHYRVDLFYGVIDMQLQELNDRFSEAGTKLLLCVACLCPQNLFYAFDKKKLMQLAEFYPQDFSRFDLLTLDDQLETYICDMRSNKAFQGLKGLGDLSENLVMSKKNMVYPLVYKLLTLALILPVATATVERVFSAMRIVKDRLRNRMSDDWMNDSLIVYVEKDIFLTVDNESIVQRFQNMKTRKEQL; encoded by the exons ATGCAtagattttttaaaagaaaagatTCAGAACCAGAAGTACAAAGCATTGGAGATGTTAGGGTTGAAGAATTTGATTTCTCACAACTACCGGCAGATCCTGGACTTAGGACTCCAATTTGTGAATATAATGTTAATATTAGAGATCAAGTTCGAAGGGCATATTTGCAAAAAGGTCCATGTCAACCTTCAGGCTATGAATTTCCAAAAAGAAAATTTGGAGTAAGCCAATGTAGACGGTTCAATCCTTCATGGTTTAATGAATTTGGTGATTGGTTGGAGTATAGTGTAGAAAAAGATGCCGCATATTGTTTGTATTGTTATCTCTTCAAGACAGCTAAGGGAAAACAAGCGGGAGGGGAGGCTTTTGTTAATGAAGGATTCACAAATTGGAAGTGTAAAGATAGGTTAAATATTCATGTTGGCCAGCATGACAGCGAACATCATAAAGCTCGAATGAATTGTGAAACTTTGATGAATCAAGATGAGCACATTCAATCAGTTTTGCACAAACAGTCAAAGCAAATGCGGAATGATTATCGTATCCGTCTCAATGCTTCAATTGATTGTATTAGAGTTTTGTTGCGACAAGGACATTCATTTCGAGGTCACGATGAAACTGAAAGTTCTCTTAATCCAG ATATTGAAAATGCTCCTAAAAATTGCAAGTTGACATCACCTGATATTCAGAAGGACATAGTGAGTGCTTGTGCCACTGAAACGATTAATGTTATTATCAGAGATGTTGGTGATTCATTGTTCTCTATTTTAGTTGATGAATCTCGTGATGTTTCAACAAAAGAGCAAATGTCAGTTGTTATCCGTTATGTGGATAGTAGTGGACATGTAAATGAACGCTTTATCGGGATTGAACATGTTACCAGTACTACATCACTCTCACTTAAAGCTGCTATTGATAAGATGTTTTCTAGATATAATTTGAGCATGTCTAAGTTGAGAGGACAAGGTTTTGATGGAGCAAGTAATATGCAGGGTAAATTTAATGGTTTAAAAGCACTCATTTTAAAGGAGAACCCATGTGCATTTTACATACATTGTTTTGCCCATCAGCTTCAACTAGCTCTTATAGCTGTGGCCAAGAAAAATCTTCCGATTTCTAATTTCTTTCGTGTTGTTGGTGATGTGTTAAATGTTGTTGGAGCATCTTGCAAACGTTCTGATCTTCTTCGAGAGAAacattcagattttattgtCGAGGCATTGGAGAGGGGTGAGATTTCAAGTGGCCGGGGACTTAATCAAGAAACTACCCTTCAACGTGCTGGGGATACACGTTGGGGGTCACATTACAATTCTTTGATAAGCTTGATTTCCATGTTCTCTGCTGTCGTTGATGTGCTTGAAATAATTTCAGAAGATGATTCCTGTTCTCCTGATCAAAAAACCGAAGCATATAATTTATTGGAGTCAGTACTTTCATTTGATTTTGCATTCAATCTACACTTGATGAAACATGTCTTAGGAATTTCGAGTGAATTGTCGACAGCATTGCAAAAAAAAGATCAGGATATTGTGAATGCAATGGATTTGGTACAAATATGCAAACATCGACTCCAAAAAATGAGAGATGATGGTTGGGATTCATTTTTAGAAAAGGTTCACTGGTTTTGTGAGCAACATTACATTGATGTTCTCAAAATGGATGATATGTTCACACGTTGGGCACCACGTGGTCGTCCCCATCGTAATCCACCAGAAGTGACAAATTTGCATCATTATCGTGTGGATTTATTCTATGGTGTTATCGACATGCAACTTCAAGAGTTAAATGATCGTTTCTCAGAGGCAGGTACAAAGTTACTCCTTTGTGTAGCTTGTTTGTGTCCACAAAACTTGTTTTATGCTTTTGACAAGAAAAAATTGATGCAACTAGCTGAATTTTATCCAcaagatttttcaagatttgatCTCCTCACACTTGATGATCAACTTGAAACTTATATATGTGATATGCGTTCTAACAAAGCATTTCAAGGATTGAAAGGACTTGGTGATCTTTCAGAGAACTTAGTTATGTCAAAGAAAAATATGGTGTACCCATTGGTTTATAAGCTTTTGACATTGGCATTAATTCTACCGGTTGCAACGGCGACAGTAGAGAGGGTGTTTTCTGCCATGAGAATTGTGAAAGACAGGTTGCGCAATCGAATGAGTGATGATTGGATGAATGATAGTCTCATTGTCTATGTAGAGAAAGATATATTTCTCACCGTTGATAATGAATCTATTGTACAAAGGTTTCAAAATATGAAGACTCGAAAAGAACAATTGTAA
- the LOC140818822 gene encoding IQ domain-containing protein IQM1-like encodes MGLSLSLLVSAWHQIKTHGLLNLKVDIGLAGGNQTMDLRAASFDKWNCKPQKLVIENTLPFKNLVQEIRNSKPDDSNINCIGSAYTSVSAASLPESEFLFTPHLVSELDEAAVKLQKVYKSYRTRRNLADCAVIVEELWWKALDFAALKRSSELFFTDEKPETAVSRWARARTRVAKVGKGLCKDEKAQKLALWHWLEAIDPRHRYGHNLHLYYDIWFMSESSQPFFYWLDVGDGKEINLEKCPRNNLQRQCIKYLGPNEREAYEAVVENGKLVYRRSGILVDTIEGSKWIFILSTTRTLYVGQKKKGLFQHSSFLAGGAITAAGRLVAHEGVLEAIWPYSGHYLPTEENFKEFIGFLEDHHVDLTNVARCATDDDLPPITRPESPPRTDSTLKTSEDNKPVYNLVRRMSWKWSTGAGPRIGCVREYPAELQTRALEQVNLSPRVACGPINIYGPIPSPRPSPKVRLSPRVAYMGLPSPRTPVTEVNQLN; translated from the exons ATGGGATTATCGTTATCGTTGCTCGTTTCAGCTTGGCATCAGATTAAAACGCACGGTCTTCTCAATTTGAAAGTCGATATTGGCTTAGCTGGTGGAAATCAGACAATGGACTTAAGAGCTGCTAGCTTTGATAAGTGGAACTGCAAGCCCCAAAAACTTGTGATTGAAAATACCCTACCATTCAAGAATCTAGTTCAAGAAATCCGGAATTCGAAACCTGAtgattcaaatatcaattgcaTTGGTAGTGCTTATACATCAGTTTCTGCTGCTTCTCTCCCTGAATCCGAGTTTTTATTCACACCTCACCTGGTTAGTGAGCTTGATGAGGCAGCTGTGAAGCTGCAAAAGGTCTATAAGAGCTACCGAACTCGAAGAAACCTTGCAGATTGTGCAGTTATTGTGGAGGAGCTATG gtGGAAGGCCTTGGACTTTGCAGCTCTGAAACGGAGCTCTGAGTTGTTCTTCACTGACGAGAAACCCGAAACAGCTGTCTCAAGGTGGGCTAGAGCACGTACAAGAGTAGCCAAG GTAGGAAAGGGCTTGTGCAAGGATGAAAAGGCTCAAAAACTGGCTCTATGGCACTGGCTTGAAGCA ATCGATCCACGGCATCGTTATGGACATAATTTACATCTCTATTACGATATCTGGTTCATGAGTGAAAGTTCACAACCTTTCTTTTACTG GTTGGATGTTGGAGATGGAAAAGAAATAAACCTTGAAAAGTGCCCACGAAACAATTTACAACGTCAATGCATCAAGTACCTAGGACCA AATGAAAGGGAGGCATACGAGGCCGTGGTCGAGAACGGGAAACTTGTGTACAGACGAAGTGGTATTTTGGTGGATACAATCGAGGGCTCGAAATGGATATTCATTCTAAGCACTACGAGAACTTTGTATGTAGGACAGAAGAAAAAAGGCCTTTTCCAGCACTCAAGTTTCCTAGCTGGAGGAGCCATCACAGCAGCCGGACGATTGGTTGCTCATGAAGGTGTTCTTGAG GCAATCTGGCCTTACAGCGGTCACTATCTCCCAACCGAAGAGAACTTCAAAGAATTCATAGGCTTCCTCGAGGATCACCATGTTGATCTTACCAACGTAGCG AGATGTGCGACAGACGATGATCTTCCTCCTATCACTAGACCCGAATCGCCTCCAAGAACTGACTCTACTCTCAAGACATCAGAAGATAATAAGCCCGTATACAACTTGGTTAGACGCATGTCGTGGAAATGGAGCACAGGAGCCGGACCACGCATTGGATGTGTCCGCGAGTACCCTGCAGAGCTACAAACCCGAGCACTCGAACAAGTTAACCTTTCACCTCGAGTGGCATGTGGACCTATCAACATTTACGGGCCCATACCATCACCACGACCTAGTCCAAAGGTTCGACTCTCTCCACGAGTGGCATATATGGGGCTGCCGAGTCCGAGGACCCCTGTTACTGAGGTTAACCAGCTAAACTAG